One Punica granatum isolate Tunisia-2019 chromosome 3, ASM765513v2, whole genome shotgun sequence genomic window carries:
- the LOC116199672 gene encoding probable RNA methyltransferase At5g51130: MEAEKEDKVVADGAAEERGQRQQVAEEVKEKKNKRKRKEFAPFGNYRNYYGYRIGHDLDEDPRLKVMKKEWFEGKTCLDIGCNNGIITIHIAKKFGCRSILGIDIDSHRIEDAHWNLRKVVKMEANMKNCTKSSEPKSEENSNGPEQIVNSSLDEEARNTSDDLPRESKDLSTVVSFQHENFVESRHPLSARYDTILCLSVTKWVHLNWGDEGLISLFSKVWQLLQPGGVFVLEPQPWRSYQQNRLVSETTAKNYSRIIFRPQYFQEILLDKIGFRTVEDLTSALSGAKTGFNRPVLAFYK, translated from the exons ATGGAAGCAGAGAAGGAAGACAAAGTTGTGGCCGACGGTGCGGCGGAGGAGAGGGGGCAGCGGCAGCAAGTTGCGGAGGAagtgaaggagaagaagaataagcGGAAGCGCAAGGAGTTTGCGCCGTTCGGGAACTACAGGAACTACTATGGCTACCGA ATTGGTCATGACTTGGACGAAGATCCTCGGTTGAAGGTTATGAAGAAAGAGTGGTTTGAGGGCAAAACTTGCCTCGACATTGGCTGCAACAACGGAATAATCACTATCCATATCG CAAAGAAGTTTGGTTGCCGAAGCATCCTTGGAATTGACATTGATTCAC ATCGAATTGAAGACGCTCACTGGAACCTTAGGAAAGTTGTGAAAATGGAAGCCAATATGAAGAATTGTACAAAGTCTTCAGAGCCAAAGTCCGAAGAGAATTCAAATGGTCCTGAGCAAATTGTTAATTCATCATTAGATGAGGAGGCCAGAAATACTTCTGATGACCTGCCTCGAGAGAGCAAAGATCTTTCTACTGTTGTCTCTTTCCAGCACGAGAATTTCGTTGAGAGTCGGCATCCACTGTCTGCACGTTATGATACCATTCTATG TTTGAGTGTTACAAAGTGGGTTCATTTGAACTGGGGTGATGAAGGATTGATATCTTTGTTCTCGAAGGTTTGGCAACTTCTTCAACCG GGTGGTGTTTTCGTATTGGAACCTCAACCTTGGCGTTCTTACCAACAAAATCGCCTTGTGTCTGAG ACTACAGCAAAAAACTACAGTAGAATTATATTCCGTCCACAATATTTCCAGGAAATTCTTTTGGATAAG ATTGGGTTTAGAACTGTGGAGGATCTAACCTCGGCTTTATCGGGAGCAAAAACAGGATTTAATAGACCGGTGTTGGCCTTCTACAAATGA